Part of the Cyprinus carpio isolate SPL01 chromosome A23, ASM1834038v1, whole genome shotgun sequence genome, AGTCCATGATTACGGTTGACCTGCTGGAGGTCGGGCGGGTGGGCCGCACCGGGGGGCAGATGCCCGTTCAGGGGAAGGTGCCCGTTTTGCACATGGTGGGCTTCGCCGTCCGGCACCACGTCGGGAAGAGGCAGCGCATGTGAGCGGGACCTGAGCTCCTCCTGCATACGCTGCTTCTGCTGGATTTCCTGTTTAAAGGCGGGGGGATCAAGTGTTAATATATTAGTTATAAGAATGTGTTTACTGCTCACGCATTCATCTGTGAGGAAGTCTGGCACGGTACTTACTTCAACAACATCTGGAAAAAGTTCACAAAAGACTTTGTCCTTGATGTTGAAAGCAAGACTCTGGGAGGCCAACTGTCTTTTCTGCAGAGAACATATTAAACGCAAACACGGCATTAAAATGTATCCCCATGTATGTACTTTGCTCATTTTTATGCATAGAGCTTATTTCAAGAATTCttccatattaaaataaaatagcttcatcacatttttgaataatgtcaaatatgacttttaaatatacaattaatttcTGATAGATCAGATCAAGTCCTGGCCCACAAAAACAAGTGACAAAAAAAGTTGTTAATATGTAAATAGATGTCAAAATGGCCACGCAGTGAATTTCTCCCTTTGTTGgtaacatttttcatgttttttaaaagaaatctcttatgctcaaaggctgcatttataaggtcaaaaaactcattaaaacagtaataatgtgaaatatatatacattttctgttttctttcagaatataatttatatgtttatgcaatatattcctgagatgcaaagctgaattttcagcatcattactccagtttttaaggtcacacgatccttcaaaaataattataatatgctgattttagtTCTTTaatctgctttatatttttatggaatacATTTTTCCCTGGTATAAGAACagcacttattaaaataaaacagcagtgtACTTCATTATAAATCTAATCTAGGCCTATAGCTTTAGTATGGCTTTGCAATAACAAAGAAGCTCAGAAAATGTGAAGAATACACCCAATTACTGCAAATGTATATGAAAACATCTTCATATCATGTGCATAATTTATAGACACTTAGTATTTTATTTGGATTTAGTCAAAGGGTATTTAGAGCATTCATAGAGTATCTCATATAAAAAGCTTTGAGCGTTTTTATATGgtaagaaaaaacatttacacccccctttaaaatgaaaaaataaaataaaaataataatctgtgatAATTTATTAACTTGGATCAATTAttcctttaaggtttttttttaaatggcactgGTGTGTCTCTAGCAGTGAAATGCTTAAAGCATTTCACTGTGATCTGAAATCAGCGTGACACTCACTGTGAAGTCAGAGGTTTCGATACTGCCGAGAGTCGGGCCTTTTTCAACCATGAAGCTCAGGAGGCCGGTTAAGATGGTGGATACGGACCACGCCGGGTTCCACGTGTCAGGGTGAAAATCTGTGATGGAAAGACACAGcctgaaagaggaagagaaagccACAAGTCATTATGAAGGAATTGTATTGTTCTTCAGACTTCTGAAGAAACGGATGTAGATGCTGATTCATCGATTCAGAGTTCCAAGCAAAAACTCACAGTACAGTAACAACTATGAAGCAGAACTGTATTAACAAGGACCTTTAGCTGTAACTATGCTCGAAATAACCAAGCCTACATACCTTAGT contains:
- the LOC109054829 gene encoding ubiquitin-conjugating enzyme E2 J2-like isoform X1, translated to MSNNLNKRAPTTATQRLKQDYLRIKKDPVPYICAEPLPSNILEWHYLVRGPEKTPYEGGYYHGKLIFPREFPFKPPSIYMITPNGRFKCNTRLCLSITDFHPDTWNPAWSVSTILTGLLSFMVEKGPTLGSIETSDFTKRQLASQSLAFNIKDKVFCELFPDVVEEIQQKQRMQEELRSRSHALPLPDVVPDGEAHHVQNGHLPLNGHLPPGAAHPPDLQQVNRNHGLLGGALANLFVIVGFAAFAYTVKYVLRSIAQE
- the LOC109054829 gene encoding ubiquitin-conjugating enzyme E2 J2-like isoform X2, whose protein sequence is MSNNLNKRAPTTATQRLKQDYLRIKKDPVPYICAEPLPSNILEWHYLVRGPEKTPYEGGYYHGKLIFPREFPFKPPSIYMITPNGRFKCNTRLCLSITDFHPDTWNPAWSVSTILTGLLSFMVEKGPTLGSIETSDFTKRQLASQSLAFNIKDKVFCELFPDVVEEIQQKQRMQEELRSRSHALPLPDVVPDGEAHHVQNGHLPLNGHLPPGFAAFAYTVKYVLRSIAQE